TACTCGCGGCCGGCGTCGAGGAACGTCTGCCAGGTGGCGTCGTCCCCGCCGATGAACTCGCCGAGCGACTCCGGGTCGGTGGCGACGCCGGCCTCGGCCGTCATGTTCTCGTTGAACGCGATGGCGAGCGGGCCGATGTCGGTGCCGTAGCCGGTGATCGCGCCGTCGACGGAGCCCTGCGAGACCTTCCAGTCGACCCAGCGGTCCGGGATCTCCGGCAGCTCGACCCAGTCCTCGGGGACGGCCATCATCTCGGCCCACCAGTCGAGCTCGACCAGGTGGACGTCGGACAGGCCGGCGCCGTCGGAGGACAGGCCGTTGCGCAGGACGGTCTGGGCGGAGGCGCCGTCGGGGAACGAGTTGACGACGACCTCGATGCCGGTCTCCTCCTCGAACGAGTCGAGCAGCTCCTGCGGGAAGTCCATCCACGCGGCGACCGTCAGCTTGTCGGGCTTGTTGTCGTCGCTCGCCTCCTCGGCGGAGCCACCTCCCCCGCCGCCACCGCCGCACGCGGTGAGGGCGAGGGCCGTGACGGCGGCGGCAGCGGCCGCTCCAGCGGACTTGCGGGTGATCCTCATCGGTGAGGTCCTTTCCGGTTTCCGGGTATCCAGCGGGCGTTTCAGCGGGGGTGGTGCTCGGCGGCGGCGGGGGCGACGGACGCCACCGCCCAGGCGGGCAGGTCGAGGTCGATCACCAGCACGCCGTCGGCGCCGACCGTGACGGTGCGGCGGTCCAGGGCGTCGGCGACCTCGGCGAGCTCGGCGACGTCGCGGCGCGACAGGTTGAGGGGCTCGCCGCGACGGAACCACTCCTCCGCGACGTTCCCGTGCTCCCAGTCGAGGACCTCGACGGTGTACGCGGCGCCGGCGGGCAGGCCGGCGACGGTGTGCGTGATGCGGCGGGCGGGCCCCTCGGAGGCCAGCGCGCGGGTGGCGGCGTAGCTGTTGGCGCTGCCGACGGACCGGGAGCCCATCGAGTCGGGGTAGTTGAAGAACACCCCGGCGACGGCGTCGCCGGCGGTGCGGGTCAGCACCCCGTGCTCGGTCCGCAGCAGCATCCGGTCGCCCAGGCGGTTGAGCATCGCCATGGCGTGGAACGTCGGCTTGTGCAGGCCCTGCTCGTTGACGAACCCGAACCCGCCGTGGAACGGGCCGATGCCGCCGCCGCCCTCCTCGAACACGTCCGTGAACGTCCAGTACGAGATCGAGTCGGCGAGGTCCTGGCACTGCAGGAACGCCCGCGTGATGTACGTGGCGGCGAACAGGGTGTCGTGCATCCGGTCGCGGCTGGACGGCGACGTCGACCACTCGGTGATGTGCAGCTCGGCGTCCGGGTACGGGCTCGCGGCGATGATCTCGCGGAGCCGGCGCAGGTCGTCGCGGGTCGCGTCCCGGTGGCGGCTGATCGGCCGGCCGACGCCCTGGGTGTCGAACGCGAAGTCCGTCGGGTACAGGTGGGTCGACAGGAAGTCGATCGGCAGGTCCCGCTCGGCGCAGTACGCGATGAGCTCGTGGATCCAGACCGGCTTCCACGGCAGCACGTCGGGGTCGGGCGCCTCGGCGGTCGCGCCCTCGAGCGAGGGGTCGTGGTACTCGCCGTCGTACCGGGCGTCGGGGACGAACACCGACGAGGACGGGCCGCCGACGCGCAGCTGCGGGTCGACGCCCTTGACCGCGCGGGCGGTGGCCGCGTAGAGCTCGAAGTACTCCGTCTTGGTGCCGGTCCAGAAGTGCGGCACGAGGTTCGGCTCGTTCCAGACCTCGAACGGCCAGCGGCGCACCTCCTCGACGCCGTACCGGTCGACCCAGTGCTGGACGGTGGCGGTGACGAGGTCGACCCACGCGTCCATGTCCGTGGGCGGGCTGCCGTGGGCCTTCCACCAGAACAGCGTCTCCGTGTCCCGGGCGAGCTCGCGCGGCATGAAGCCGAGCTCGACGAACGGGCGGGCGCCGGCGTCGAGGATCGCGTCGAAGACCTTGTCGACGTACGCGAACGTGTAGACCGGCTTCTCGAGCGGCGTGGGCGGGCCGAACCCGCCGCCGTTGGAGGCGCGGTACACGAACATGTCGTCGTGGAACACCCCGTGGAACCGCACGGAGCGGGCCCCGAGCACCTCCACGGCCTCGCGGAAGTGGTCCTGCCAGTCGACGCGCAGCGCCTCGTTGGCCCGGCCGGCGCCGAGGCACTGGCTCCAGACGTGCCGCAGCTCGATCTCAGCCGCGGGGCGACCGTCGATCAGTAGGGTTGACGGCGGTGCGTCGACAGGCACGCAGACCTCCTTTGGTCGGCGGGGCCGCTGCCGTGCGGCCCCTCGTGAGTTCGAAACGGTTTCGCAACCTGTATCGTGGCTTGACCGTAGAGGGTGGACGCACCGTCTGGCAACACCCCCGCACCAATCGATGCCTTCGGGGCGTCGACTGTTATAGAGTCGCGAAACAGTTTCGACCTGAGGAGCTCCATGTCGAGTGGTCCGGAGCGGCGGCGCGCCACCCTGTCCGACGTCGCCGCGGCCGCCGGCGTGTCCAAGGCCACCGTGTCCAAGGCGCTGAACGGCCGGGACGACGTCTCCGCCGAGACGCGCGAGCGCATCCTGGCCGCCGTCACCGAGATCGGCTACCGCCCCACGACGAGCCTCGCGCCGGTCACGTCGCGCCGCGCCGTCGCCGTCGTCTTCGACATCCCGGCCTCGCCGTACATCCTCGGCGTCCTCCAGGGCACCATCGACGCCGCGACCGCCGAGCAGGTCGACCTGCTGGTGCGCCTCGCCCCCGAGCGGGCGTCCCGCACGCACCGCACCGTCGCCCGCGAGTGGGTGGCCGACCAGCGCGCCGCCGGCGTGGTCGGCATCATCGGCCTGACCCTGACCGCGCCCGACGGGCTCATCCGCGCGGCGAGCGACGCGGACCTGCCGTTCGTCATGGTCGACCCCGTCGACACCCGGCACCGGCACATGGTCAGCGTCGGGTCGAGCAACTGGGCCGGCGCCCGCACCGCCACCGAGCACCTCATCGGCCTCGGCCACCGGCGCATCGGCTGGATCGGCGGCCCCGAGGCGTCCGACGCCGCCCGGGACCGGCTCTACGGCTACCAGGCCGCGCTCGACGCCGCCGGGCTCACCGTCGACCCGGCGCTCGTGCGGTCCGACCAGTTCGCCGTCGCGCCCGGCACCCGGCACGCGCACGAGCTGCTCGCCCTCGACGACCCGCCCACGGCGATCATGGGCGGCGACGACGAGATCGCGGTCGGCGTGCTCGCCGCGGCGCACGCCCTCGGCGTCCGCGTGCCCGAGCAGCTCAGCGTCACCGGGTTCGACGACACCCCGCAGGCCGCCTGGACCACGCCGCCGCTCACCACCGTGCACCAGCACCTGGAGGAGATGGGGCGGATGGCCGTGCAGACCGTGCTCGCGATGGCCGACGGCGGCCGGCCGGCGTCGCGGCACGTCGAGCTGGCGACGTCGCTGACGCTGCGCGCGAGCACGGGGCCCGCGCCGGCCTGATCCGCGCCCGCACCCGTCCGATCCCGGGGCGCACGGGCGCCGGCCCGCGGTACGTGCGACCGTCACCCCGTCGCGGGCGGCGCCGTCGACTCCCGCACCACGAGGGTCGTCGAGAGCTGGACGTGGTGGGAGTCCACGCCCTCGCCGCGCGCGAGCTGCAGCAGCGTGCGCAGCGCGACCCGGCCCATCTCGACGACGGGCTGCCGCACGGTGGTGAGGGGCGGGGCGGACGACGAGGCCGCCGGGCTGTCGTCGAACCCCACGACGGACAGGTCCTGCGGCACGCGCAGCCCGTGCCGCTGCGCGGACGCGAGCACGCCGAGCGCGATCGAGTCGGACGCCGCGAACACCGCCGTGGGCCGCTCGGGCTGGTCGAGCAGGTGGTCCGCCATCTCGAGCCCCGCGGCGAACGTGTGCGCCCGCGAGCGCACGAGGGCCTCGTCCACCTGGCCGCCGCCGGCGCGCATCATGCTGAGGTAGCCCTGGAGCCGCTCCGAGGACGGCAGGAACGACTCGGCCCCGCCGGCGAACGCGATGCGGCGGTGCCCGAGGTCGAGCAGGTGGCGGGTGGCCTGCACCCCGCCGGAGAAGTTGGTGGAGCCGACGGAGACCGTGGAGTCGTCGAGCGGGTTCACGGGGTCGATGTGGACGGTCGCGACGCCGAGGTCCCGCAGGAGCGCGTGCTGCTCGGCGGTGGTCTGCATCGTGACGAGGACGACGCCGGCGCGGTCGGGGGCGGCCTGGCGGCGGATCCAGCCCGGGGACAGCGGCGGGGTGCTGCCGCCGGGCACGTCGAGCACGTCGACGGCGACCTCGATGCCGTGCTCCCGCGCGGAGGCGACGACGCCCTCCAGCACCCGCATCGCGTAGATGTCCGACAGCGTCCGGAACACCACGGCCACACCGACCGGCGGCGTGCCGGCGCGCGGCCCGGTGGTGGGCGCGTAGCCGAGCGCGTCGATGGCCTCCTCGACGCGTCGGCGGGTCTCCGCGGAGATGCCGGGGCGGCCGTTGAGCACCTTGGAGGCGGTCGACGTCGACACCCCGGCGGTGGCGGCGACCTGCTCGAGCGTGGGGCGGCGCGGGCGGTCTGACATGCGGGGAAGTCTAGCGAAAGAGTTTCCACCACCGATAGGCCGCCGCGGCGCCCCGTCGCCGCTCGCCGCCCCACTTCCGCTCGGCGCCGACACCGTCTAGGGTCGACTCAGCAGAAACGCGACGGAAACAGTTTCGTCGCGTGGGGCGTCGACGCCGGCGGGCGGAGGCGCGCCCGCACCCGGCCCGACCCCTCGGAGGACCTCCGCCGTGACCACCTTCCACGTCGCCGTGACCGGCTCGGACCGGGCGGACGGCTCCCCCGGCGCCCCGTTCCGCACCGTCAACCGGGCCGCCCGCGCGGCGATGCCCGGGGACACCGTGCAGGTCCACGAGGGCACCTACCGCGAGTGGGTGCGGCCCGTGCGCGGCGGCACCGGCGACGACCGCCGCATCACGTTCGAGGCCGCCCCGGGCGAGCACGTGACGATCACCGGCGCGGAGGTCGTCACCGGCTGGGTGCCCGAGGGGGGCACGGTCTGGCGCGCCGAGGTGCCGAACACGCTGTTCGGGGAGCTCAACCCGTTCGACGAGCCCGTCGCCGGCGACTGGCTGCACCCCGGCCCCGTCGTCCACCGCGGCGCGGTGTACCTGGACGGCCGCTCCCTGCACGAGGCGCAGGACCGCGCCGCCGTCGCCGCGCCCGAGCGCCGCACCCACGTCCGCTACCAGTGGACCGCGCTCGACACCGAGCTGCTCGAGCCCGACCGGACCGTGCTCGTCTGGTACGCCGAGGTCGGCGAGGACGTCACGACGATCTGGGCCAACTTCGCCGGCGCCGACCCGAACGCCTCCCTGGTCGAGGTCAACGTCCGGCCCTCCGTGTTCACGCCCGTGCGGCACCACATCGACTACGTCACGGTGCGCGGCTTCGAGCTCGCGCAGGCCGCGACCCCGTGGGCGCCGCCGACCGCCGAGCAGCTCGGCCTCGTCGGCCCCGGCTGGTCGAAGGGCTGGGTCATCGAGGACAACCTGGTCCGCGACGCGACGTGCGCGGGGATCTCCCTGGGCAAGACCGCGGCGAGCGGCGACAACTTCGCCCACGAGCGCGGCGACAAGCCCGGCTACCAGTACCAGCTCGAGTCCGTGTTCACCGCCCTGCACCAGGGCTGGGAGCGCGAGCGCGTCGGCTCCCACGTGGTGCGCCGCAACGAGATCCGCGACTGCGGGCAGAACGGCGTGGTCGGGCACCTGGGCTGCGCGTTCTCGACCATCGAGGACAACCACATCCACCGCATCGGCACCAAGCACGAGTTCTCCGGCTACGAGATCGCGGGCATCAAGCTGCACGCCCCGCTCGACGTCGTCATCCGCCACAACCGCGTGCACGACACCACGCTCGGCATCTGGCTCGACTGGCAGGTGCAGGGCACGCGCGTCACCCGCAACCTGCTGTACGGCAACATCCGCGACCTGTTCATCGAGGTGGCGCACGGTCCCGCGACGGTCGACCACAACGTGCTGGCCTCCCCCGCGGCGATCGAGCTGTTCAGCCAGGGCAACGCGTTCCTGCACAACCTGGTGCTCGGAGCCGTGCGGATGCAGGCCGTGCTGGACCGCGCGACGCCGTACCACGTGCCGCACTCCACGCAGGTGGCGGGCTACGCGTTCGTCTACGCCGGCGACGACCGGTACGTCGGCAACCTGTTCGTCGGCGCCCGGCGCGGCGTGTACGGCCCGGACGCGCCGCTGGTGCTGGAGGAGTTCCCGCCCGAGACGTTCGGCACGCACGCCTACGACGGCGCGCCCGGGTCGTGGGAGGAGTACCTGCGCCGGGTGGGGACGCCCGGCGGGGCCGGCGACCACTCCCGGTTCCACCTCGAGCAGCAGCCGGCGTACGTCCGGTCGAACGCCTACGCGGACGGCGCCCGGCCCGCCTCGCACGAGACCGACGCCGTGACCGTCGCCGGGCCCGCGACCGTGCGGGTGGTCGACGAGGGCGACGCGGTCTACCTGGAGCACGACCTGCCCGGCGCCCTGGTCGCGCCGCGCGTCGGCGTCGTGACCGGCCGGGACCTCGGCCACGTCCGCATCGCGTCGGCGTCGTACGAGAACCCGGACGGCACGCCCCTCGTCGCCGACGTCGACCTGGTCGGGCACCGCAAGGAACCCGGGACCGCCTACCCGCCGGGCCCGCTGGCCTCCCTCGCCGACGGCGCCGCGCGCGTCCGGGTGTGGTGAGCGCGGTGGCCCGGTTCTACGCCCCCGCCGTCACCGCGTTCCACGCCGACGGCACCCTCGACCGCGACGGCAACCTCGCCGTCTGGGAGCACATCCTCGACGGCGGCGTCGACGGCATCGCCCTCATGGGCAGCACCGGCGAGTTCTTCGCGCTGCTGCCCGAGCAGAAGCGCGAGCTCATCGACCTGGCCGTCCGGCACGTCGCGCCGCGCGCCGACCTGATCGTCGGCACCGCGTGCCTGCGGGTGGACGAGACCGTCGAGCTCAGCCGGTACGCCCTGGACGCCGGGGCGCCCGCCGTGATGATCGTCAGCCCCTACTACTTCGCGCTCGAGGACGCGAGCATCGAGGCGTACTACTCGGCGATCGCGGAGCAGGTGCCGGGCGACATCTACCTGTACAACTTCCCCGCCCGCACCGGCTACGACCTGGGCCCGGACGTCACGCGGCGGCTGCTGCGCCGGCACCCGAACATCGTGGGCTACAAGGACACCGTGCAGGAGGTCGGCCACACCCGGCGCCTGCTCACCGAGCTGCTGCCGGAGTTCCCGGACTTCCGGGTGTTCGCCGGGTTCGACGAGAACCTGCACCACGTGGTGACCTCCGGCGGCGCCGGCGCCATCGGCGGGCTCGCGAACCTGTACCCGGAGTACTGCGCCGCCTACGTGCGGGCCGTCGACTCCGGCGACGCGGCGGCCATCGCGCGGGCCCAGCGGCGCATCGACGTGCTCATGGGGCTGTACTCCCTGGGCGCGCCGTTCTTCCCGCTGCTCAAGGAGGGCATGGTCGGGCGCGGCGTCCGCCTGGAGCACCACTCCACCGCGCCGCACCTGCCCGCGACGCCCGAGCAGGCCGAGGCGCTCGCCGCGCTCATGGCCACCGTCGAGGACATGCCGTGACGCCCGGGGAGCGGTCGGAGGGCGAGGCGGAGCGCGTGCCGGAGCGCGTGCTGGAGGGGCTGCTGCAGCCGCACGACGGCATCTACGCCGTGCGCTCGCACGCCGAGGGGCCGAGCGGCCGGCTGCCGCTGACCGCCGAGGTGCTGCGCGACTCCCCCAGCGGCGACGTGTTCGGCATGACGCAGAACGCCGGCATGGGCTGGCCGCGCGCCAACATGCTGGGCCCGCAGGTCATGATCGTCTCCACCGCCGGCGGGCTGCGGTCCGAGGCCGGCGACCCGATCGCGCTCGGCCTGCACTCCGGGCACTTCGAGCTGGTCGACCAGGTGCGCGCCGCGTCCGAGACCATCGCCGAGGCCGGCGGTCTGCCGTTCGCGTCGTTCGTGTCCGACCAGTGCGACGGCCGGTCGCAGGGCACCACCGGCATGTTCGACTCGCTGCCGTACCGCAACGACGCCGCCACCGTCATGCGCCGGCTCATCCGCTCGCTGCCGACCCGGCACGCCGTCATGGGCGTCGCGACCTGCGACAAGGGGCTGCCCGCCACGATGATGGCGCTCGCCTCCCAGCACGACCTGCCGACGATCCTCGTGCCCGGCGGCGTCACGCTGCCGCCCACCACCGGCGAGGACCTCGCGCGCGTGCAGACCCTCGGCGCGCGGTTCGCCAACGACGAGCTGAGCCTCGCCGACGCGTCCGAGCTCGGCTGCCGCGCGTGCGCGTCCCCCGGCGGCGGCTGCCACTTCCTCGGGACCGCCGGCACCAGCCAGGTGATCGCCGAGGCGCTCGGCCTCGCGCTCCCCCACTCCGCGCTCGCGCCCTCCGGGGAGCCGGTCTGGGCGGAGATCGCCCGGCAGTCCGCGCGCGCCCTGCTCGACATGCGGCGCCGCGGCCTCACCACGCGCGACGTCCTCACGCCCAAGGCGTTCGAGAACGCGATGGTCGTGCACGCCGCCGTCGGCGGGTCCACCAACCTGCTGCTGCACCTGCCCGCCATCGCCCACGCCGCCGGCGTCCCGCGCCCCACCGTCGACGACTGGGCGCGCATCAACCGGGCCGTGCCCCGCATCGTCAGCGTGCTCCCCAACGGGCCCGTGCAGCACCCCACCGTCCGGATGTTCCTCGCCGGCGGAACCCCCGAGGTCATGCTCCACCTGCGCGACCTCGGCCTGCTGCACCTCGACGCGCTCTCCGCCACCGGCGAGACCCTCGGCACCGTGCTCGACTGGTGGGCCGGCTCCGAGCGCCGCGCCCGCATGCACCAGGCCCTGCGCGACCAGGAGCACGTCGAGCCGGACGACGTCATCATGAGCCCCGACCAGGCGCGCCGCCGCGGCCTCACGCCGACCACCGCGTTCCCGATGGGCAACCTCGCCCCCGAGGGCTCCGTCATCAAGTCCACCGCCATCGACCCGTCCCGCATCACCGACGGCGTGTTCGAGCACACCGGCCCGGCGCGGGTCTACACCTCCGAGGCCGACGCCATCGCCGCCATCAAGGCCCACGACGTCCACCCCGGCGACATCATGGTCATCATGGGCGGCGGCCCCCTCGGCACCGGCATGGAGGAGACCTACCAGGTCACGTCCGCGCTCAAGCACCTGTCCTACGGCAAGGAGATCTCGCTCGTCACCGACGCGCGGTTCTCGGGCGTCTCCACCGGCGCCTGCATCGGCCACGTCGGGCCGGAGGCGCTCGCCGGCGGGCCGCTCGGGCGGCTCCGCGACGGGGACGTCGTGTCGATCCGCGTCGACGTGGAGCGGCTCGAGGGGTCGGTGGACTACGTCGGGTCCGTGGACGGGGAGCGGGTGTCGGCGGTCGAGGGCGCCGCCGTGCTCGCCGCGCGGCCGCCGCACCCCGGGCTCGCGCCCCACCCGCTGCTGCCCGACGACACGCGGCTGTGGGCGGCGCTCCAGGACGCCAGCGGCGGCACGTGGGGCGGGGCGGTGTACGACGTCGACCGCATCGTGGAGGTGCTGCGGGCGGGGACGGCGGCGCTGGCGGGCGCACCGCGGGAGGACGCCGCGCCGTAGGCCCGCGTCGCGATGTCACCGACGGGACGTCGTCCGGCCCCGCACCATGGACGGACGACGCTGGCCGCTCCGCCTAGCGGCACTCGCCCTGGGTGAGCTCGAGCGCGAGGGACGCGCGCTCCACGTACGTCCGACCTCCGGTGGAGTAGGTGATCGCGATCCCGTCCAGCGAGCCCGCCGGGCCGTCCGCCACCACCTCGATGACGAGATCGACGGCCGGGCCGCCCGGCAGCTCCTCGCCCAGCGCCGGCACGGCGTCCCGCCAGGCGTCGGGGAACTGGTCCGTCGGCGGGAGCGCGTCGAGCATCAGCCGGTACTCCTCGGTGACCGGCATCAGGTACGCCCCGCCGATCACGATGTGCTCCGCGTCGACCGGGTCGACGGCATCGATGACGAGGTCGGCGGGGAGACCGTTCGGCAGGTTGACCCCGAAGGCGGCTTCCGCGTAGTCGGGGAGCGGTGCACACACCGTGGCCGGCTCACCGGACAGGTGGAGCGGTCCGTCATCCCCCGTGGCAGGCGCACACCCTGCGACCGCGAGGACGCCCGCAGCGGCGAGCACGCCCTCGATGAGCGTCACGGACGATTCGACCCTGACACGGCGGTGGGGAAGACACCCGGGCTCGGACGCACGCCGAGACGTTCCTGGCACCGCCGCTCCTCGTCCCTCGCGCCCGGGGGCGCTACCCGCCCGACGTCCTCAGGCTAGGGCCCCCGACACCCGCGGGACCCCGTACCGGGCCGATCTCCCGCCCGCCGTCGCGCCGGTGCGCCGGTGGCCGGCCGGTCGGTCGGGGCCGGCCGGCCACCGGTCGTCAGACGCGGAACGTCGCCGTGCCGCCCTCCACGAGCGCCGTCAGGACGGCGCCCTTGCGGTCCGCCGGGGCGGCCAGGTACTCGTCCGCCGCCGGACGGTCCAGGAGCAGCGCGAGGGACACGGTGCGCCCGGTCGACTCCTGCCAGGCGGTGAGGCGCCCGAGCACCTCCTCCCGGGTCCCCGCGATGTCGACCAGCGACGGGTCCGCCGTCGTGACCGACGTGACCTTGTGGTCCTCGTCGAGGTCGAGCACGAGGGACGCCCACAGGCTGCCGGCGTCGTACACGCCGAGGACGACCGTCGTCCCCGCGGGCACGAGCGCCCGGGCGGCGCGCTCCACGTCGTCCCGCGACGCGCCGGTCGCCCACTGCAGCCCCAGCACGTCCCGCGCGGCGCCCGGGAACGTGACGATGCCGTCCGGGTACCGGTCGAGCAGCGCGTACGTGCGCTGGACGAAGACGTCGAGGTCCTCGTCGATGTCCCAGGAGTCCTGGACGGCGGCGAAGTAGGAGTCGACGGCGTCGCGCTCCATCACCACCACGAAGTCCACGGCCTCCGCGTTCTGCGCGTACAGCGCCTCGGCCAGGGCGTGCGGGTCGTCCACCCGGTCGACGCGGCCCGTGCACGCGGTGCCTGCGGTGTGCCGGAACTTCACCACCGTGCCCCGGTCGTGGATGACGACGAGCCGGCGGGCGGCCTTGGCGGAACGCAGCAGCAGCGACTGGGCGTTGCGCCACTGGTCGACGTCGATGTCGGCCATGAGGACGTCTTGATGCAGCATGAAGGTGCTCCTCTCAGGCGGTGACGGTGCACCGGTAGA
This is a stretch of genomic DNA from Cellulomonas sp. ES6. It encodes these proteins:
- a CDS encoding right-handed parallel beta-helix repeat-containing protein, with product MTTFHVAVTGSDRADGSPGAPFRTVNRAARAAMPGDTVQVHEGTYREWVRPVRGGTGDDRRITFEAAPGEHVTITGAEVVTGWVPEGGTVWRAEVPNTLFGELNPFDEPVAGDWLHPGPVVHRGAVYLDGRSLHEAQDRAAVAAPERRTHVRYQWTALDTELLEPDRTVLVWYAEVGEDVTTIWANFAGADPNASLVEVNVRPSVFTPVRHHIDYVTVRGFELAQAATPWAPPTAEQLGLVGPGWSKGWVIEDNLVRDATCAGISLGKTAASGDNFAHERGDKPGYQYQLESVFTALHQGWERERVGSHVVRRNEIRDCGQNGVVGHLGCAFSTIEDNHIHRIGTKHEFSGYEIAGIKLHAPLDVVIRHNRVHDTTLGIWLDWQVQGTRVTRNLLYGNIRDLFIEVAHGPATVDHNVLASPAAIELFSQGNAFLHNLVLGAVRMQAVLDRATPYHVPHSTQVAGYAFVYAGDDRYVGNLFVGARRGVYGPDAPLVLEEFPPETFGTHAYDGAPGSWEEYLRRVGTPGGAGDHSRFHLEQQPAYVRSNAYADGARPASHETDAVTVAGPATVRVVDEGDAVYLEHDLPGALVAPRVGVVTGRDLGHVRIASASYENPDGTPLVADVDLVGHRKEPGTAYPPGPLASLADGAARVRVW
- a CDS encoding beta-xylosidase, producing the protein MPVDAPPSTLLIDGRPAAEIELRHVWSQCLGAGRANEALRVDWQDHFREAVEVLGARSVRFHGVFHDDMFVYRASNGGGFGPPTPLEKPVYTFAYVDKVFDAILDAGARPFVELGFMPRELARDTETLFWWKAHGSPPTDMDAWVDLVTATVQHWVDRYGVEEVRRWPFEVWNEPNLVPHFWTGTKTEYFELYAATARAVKGVDPQLRVGGPSSSVFVPDARYDGEYHDPSLEGATAEAPDPDVLPWKPVWIHELIAYCAERDLPIDFLSTHLYPTDFAFDTQGVGRPISRHRDATRDDLRRLREIIAASPYPDAELHITEWSTSPSSRDRMHDTLFAATYITRAFLQCQDLADSISYWTFTDVFEEGGGGIGPFHGGFGFVNEQGLHKPTFHAMAMLNRLGDRMLLRTEHGVLTRTAGDAVAGVFFNYPDSMGSRSVGSANSYAATRALASEGPARRITHTVAGLPAGAAYTVEVLDWEHGNVAEEWFRRGEPLNLSRRDVAELAEVADALDRRTVTVGADGVLVIDLDLPAWAVASVAPAAAEHHPR
- a CDS encoding dihydrodipicolinate synthase family protein yields the protein MARFYAPAVTAFHADGTLDRDGNLAVWEHILDGGVDGIALMGSTGEFFALLPEQKRELIDLAVRHVAPRADLIVGTACLRVDETVELSRYALDAGAPAVMIVSPYYFALEDASIEAYYSAIAEQVPGDIYLYNFPARTGYDLGPDVTRRLLRRHPNIVGYKDTVQEVGHTRRLLTELLPEFPDFRVFAGFDENLHHVVTSGGAGAIGGLANLYPEYCAAYVRAVDSGDAAAIARAQRRIDVLMGLYSLGAPFFPLLKEGMVGRGVRLEHHSTAPHLPATPEQAEALAALMATVEDMP
- a CDS encoding LacI family DNA-binding transcriptional regulator; the encoded protein is MSDRPRRPTLEQVAATAGVSTSTASKVLNGRPGISAETRRRVEEAIDALGYAPTTGPRAGTPPVGVAVVFRTLSDIYAMRVLEGVVASAREHGIEVAVDVLDVPGGSTPPLSPGWIRRQAAPDRAGVVLVTMQTTAEQHALLRDLGVATVHIDPVNPLDDSTVSVGSTNFSGGVQATRHLLDLGHRRIAFAGGAESFLPSSERLQGYLSMMRAGGGQVDEALVRSRAHTFAAGLEMADHLLDQPERPTAVFAASDSIALGVLASAQRHGLRVPQDLSVVGFDDSPAASSSAPPLTTVRQPVVEMGRVALRTLLQLARGEGVDSHHVQLSTTLVVRESTAPPATG
- a CDS encoding YjhG/YagF family D-xylonate dehydratase, translating into MTPGERSEGEAERVPERVLEGLLQPHDGIYAVRSHAEGPSGRLPLTAEVLRDSPSGDVFGMTQNAGMGWPRANMLGPQVMIVSTAGGLRSEAGDPIALGLHSGHFELVDQVRAASETIAEAGGLPFASFVSDQCDGRSQGTTGMFDSLPYRNDAATVMRRLIRSLPTRHAVMGVATCDKGLPATMMALASQHDLPTILVPGGVTLPPTTGEDLARVQTLGARFANDELSLADASELGCRACASPGGGCHFLGTAGTSQVIAEALGLALPHSALAPSGEPVWAEIARQSARALLDMRRRGLTTRDVLTPKAFENAMVVHAAVGGSTNLLLHLPAIAHAAGVPRPTVDDWARINRAVPRIVSVLPNGPVQHPTVRMFLAGGTPEVMLHLRDLGLLHLDALSATGETLGTVLDWWAGSERRARMHQALRDQEHVEPDDVIMSPDQARRRGLTPTTAFPMGNLAPEGSVIKSTAIDPSRITDGVFEHTGPARVYTSEADAIAAIKAHDVHPGDIMVIMGGGPLGTGMEETYQVTSALKHLSYGKEISLVTDARFSGVSTGACIGHVGPEALAGGPLGRLRDGDVVSIRVDVERLEGSVDYVGSVDGERVSAVEGAAVLAARPPHPGLAPHPLLPDDTRLWAALQDASGGTWGGAVYDVDRIVEVLRAGTAALAGAPREDAAP
- a CDS encoding LacI family DNA-binding transcriptional regulator, with protein sequence MSSGPERRRATLSDVAAAAGVSKATVSKALNGRDDVSAETRERILAAVTEIGYRPTTSLAPVTSRRAVAVVFDIPASPYILGVLQGTIDAATAEQVDLLVRLAPERASRTHRTVAREWVADQRAAGVVGIIGLTLTAPDGLIRAASDADLPFVMVDPVDTRHRHMVSVGSSNWAGARTATEHLIGLGHRRIGWIGGPEASDAARDRLYGYQAALDAAGLTVDPALVRSDQFAVAPGTRHAHELLALDDPPTAIMGGDDEIAVGVLAAAHALGVRVPEQLSVTGFDDTPQAAWTTPPLTTVHQHLEEMGRMAVQTVLAMADGGRPASRHVELATSLTLRASTGPAPA